In a single window of the Elaeis guineensis isolate ETL-2024a chromosome 4, EG11, whole genome shotgun sequence genome:
- the LOC105043387 gene encoding ethylene-responsive transcription factor ERF027, whose amino-acid sequence MADHPPSHVHGGDRQTPSQPPEQQPAFVQGANAPQPEPPPPSPTRGHIGTHRPSYRGVRSRSGKWVSEIREPRKANRIWLGTFPTAEMAAVAYDVAAHALRGADAVLNFPDDISSRPTPASVSPSDIRAAAAAAAAELLPRPERQEDVAAAGGSRAPGSSEAGGSSGSGQRKEGEFIDEEEIFGMPNLLANMAEGMLMSPPRLSPTGSDDSPDASEGESLWSYP is encoded by the coding sequence ATGGCTGACCATCCCCCTTCACACGTGCATGGCGGCGACCGGCAAACTCCATCCCAACCACCTGAACAGCAGCCCGCTTTTGTACAGGGCGCCAATGCACCGCAGCCCGAGCCCCCTCCACCTTCCCCGACCCGTGGCCACATAGGAACCCACCGCCCGAGCTACCGCGGCGTGCGATCGCGGAGCGGCAAGTGGGTGTCGGAGATCCGCGAGCCCCGCAAGGCCAACCGCATCTGGCTCGGCACGTTCCCCACCGCCGAGATGGCGGCCGTCGCCTACGACGTCGCGGCGCACGCGCTTCGGGGTGCCGACGCGGTCCTCAACTTCCCCGACGATATCTCCTCCCGCCCGACTCCTGCGTCGGTCTCGCCGTCAGATATACGCGCTGCGGCCGCCGCAGCTGCCGCGGAGCTGCTGCCGAGGCCGGAGAGGCAGGAGGACGTGGCGGCGGCGGGGGGATCGCGGGCTCCAGGGAGCAGCGAAGCGGGGGGAAGTAGCGGGTCTGGACAGAGAAAGGAGGGTGAGTTTATCGACGAGGAGGAGATCTTCGGCATGCCCAACCTGTTGGCAAACATGGCAGAGGGGATGCTCATGAGCCCGCCGAGGCTGAGCCCGACTGGTTCCGATGACTCGCCGGATGCTTCGGAGGGGGAGAGCCTATGGAGCTATCCATAA